The proteins below are encoded in one region of Bos indicus x Bos taurus breed Angus x Brahman F1 hybrid chromosome 2, Bos_hybrid_MaternalHap_v2.0, whole genome shotgun sequence:
- the VIL1 gene encoding villin-1, with amino-acid sequence MTKLSAQVKGSLNITTPGVQIWRIEAMQMVPVPSNSFGSFFDGDCYVILAIHKTGSNLSYDIHYWIGQASSQDEQGAAAIYTTQMDDFLKGRAVQHREVQGNESDTFRGYFKKGIVIRKGGVASGMKQVETNSYDIQRLLHVKGKRNVVAGEVEMSWKSFNRGDVFLLDLGKLIIQWNGPESNHMERLRGMNLAKEIRDQERGGRTYVGVVDGEDEKASPQLMEIMNHVLGQRKELKAAVADTVVEPALKAALKLYHVSDSEGKVVVREIATQPLTQDLLSHEDCYILDQGGLKIYVWKGKNANAQEKKEAMNQALNFIKAKQYPPSTQVELQNDGAESAVFQQLFQKWTVPNRTTGLGKTHTVGSVAKVEQVKFDAMSMHVQPQVAAQQKMVDDGSGEVQMWRIENLELVPVNTKWLGHFFGGDCYLLLYTYFINEKPHYLLYIWQGSQASQDEITASAYQAVILDQEYNNEPVQIRVPMGKEPPHLMSIFKGCMVVYQGGTSRANSVEPVPSTRLFQVRGTSANNTKAFEVSPRAASLNSNDVFILKTQSCCYLWCGKGCSGDEREMAKMVADTVSRTEKQVVVEGQEPANFWLALGGKAPYASTKRLQEENLVITPRLFECSNQTGRFLATEIPDFNQDDLEEDDVFLLDVWDQVFFWIGKNANEDEKKAAATTVQEYLKTHPGGRDLETPIIVVKQGHEPPTFTGWFLAWDPFKWNNSKSYEDLKAELGNSGDWSQITAELTSSKPEAFNANSNLSSGPLPIFPLEQLVNKPTEELPEGVDPSRREEHLSIEDFTRALGMTPSAFWALPRWKQQNLKKEKGLF; translated from the exons ATGACCAAACTGAGCGCCCAAGTCAAAGGCTCCCTCAACATCACCACGCCTGGGGTGCAGATATGGAGGATCGAG GCCATGCAGATGGTGCCTGTTCCTTCCAACTCCTTTGGCAGCTTCTTCGATGGTGACTGCTATGTAATCCTGGCT ATCCACAAGACAGGCAGCAACCTGTCCTATGACATTCATTACTGGATCGGCCAGGCCTCGTCCCAGGACGAGCAAGGGGCGGCTGCCATCTACACCACGCAGATGGATGACTTTCTGAAGGGCCGGGCCGTCCAGCACCGTGAGGTCCAGGGCAACGAGAGTGACACCTTCCGAGGCTACTTCAAGAAGGGCATTGT GATCCGGAAAGGGGGCGTGGCTTCTGGCATGAAGCAAGTCGAGACAAACTCCTATGACATCCAGCGGCTGCTCCACGTAAAGGGCAAGAGGAATGTGGTGGCCGGAGAG GTGGAGATGTCCTGGAAGAGTTTCAACCGTGGGGATGTTTTCCTCCTGGACCTTGGGAAGCTCATCATACAGTGGAATGGGCCGGAGAGTAACCACATGGAGAGACTCAGG GGCATGAACCTGGCCAAGGAGATCCGCGACCAGGAGCGGGGTGGGCGAACCTACGTGGGCGTGGTGGACGGGGAGGACGAGAAGGCCTCACCACAGCTGATGGAGATCATGAACCACGTGCTGGGCCAACGGAAGGAGCTGAAGGCCGCTGTGGCCGACACGGTGGTGGAGCCGGCCCTCAAGGCTGCCCTCAAGTTGTACCA TGTGTCTGACTCAGAGGGAAAGGTGGTGGTCAGAGAAATCGCCACGCAGCCACTCACACAAGACCTGCTCAGTCACGAG GACTGTTACATCCTGGACCAGGGAGGCCTAAAGATCTATGTGTGGAAGGGGAAGAATGCCAACGCCCAGGAGAAGAAGGAAGCCATGAACCAGGCACTG AACTTTATCAAAGCGAAGCAGTACCCGCCGAGCACACAGGTGGAGCTGCAGAACGACGGGGCCGAGTCAGCTGTCTTTCAGCAGCTCTTCCAGAAGTGGACAGTACCCAACCGGACCACCGGCCTAGGCAAAACCCACACCGTGGGCTCCGTGG CCAAGGTGGAACAGGTGAAGTTTGATGCCATGTCCATGCATGTCCAGCCTCAGGTGGCTGCCCAGCAGAAGATGGTGGACGATGGGAGTGGGGAGGTGCAG ATGTGGCGCATCGAGAACCTAGAGCTGGTGCCTGTGAATACCAAGTGGCTTGGCCACTTCTTTGGGGGCGACTGCTACCTGCTGCTCTACACCTACTTCATCAACGAGAAGCCGCACTACTTGCTCTACATCTGGCAG GGCAGCCAGGCCAGTCAGGATGAAATCACAGCCTCTGCCTATCAAGCCGTCATCTTGGACCAGGAGTACAACAATGAACCGGTCCAGATCCGGGTCCCGATGGGCAAGGAGCCACCTCACCTCATGTCCATCTTCAAGGGATGCATGGTGGTCTACCAG GGAGGCACATCCCGGGCCAACAGCGTGGAGCCTGTGCCCTCCACCCGGCTATTCCAGGTCCGAGGAACCAGCGCCAACAACACCAAGGCCTTTGAGGTCTCACCCCGGGCCGCCTCCCTCAACTCCAACGACGTCTTCATCCTCAAGACTCAGTCCTGCTGCTACTTGTGGTGTGGGAAG GGTTGCAGTGGAGATGAGCGGGAGATGGCCAAGATGGTTGCTGACACTGTCTCCCGGACTGAGAAGCAAGTGGTGGTGGAGGGGCAGGAGCCGGCCAACTTCTGGCTGGCCCTGGGCGGGAAGGCCCCCTATGCCAGCACCAAGAG GCTGCAGGAGGAAAACTTGGTCATCACTCCCCGGCTCTTTGAATGTTCCAACCAGACTGGGCGCTTCCTGGCCACAGAGATCCCTGACTTCAATCAGGATGACTTGGAAGAGGATGATGTTTTCCTGCTAGATGTCTGGGACCAG GTCtttttctggattgggaagaatgCCAATGAGGACGAGAAGAAAGCCGCAGCCACCACAGTGCAGGAATATCTCAAGACCCACCCCGGCGGTCGGGACCTTGAGACCCCCATAATTGTGGTGAAGCAAGGGCACGAGCCCCCTACCTTCACAGGCTGGTTCCTGGCTTGGGATCCCTTCAAGTGGAAT AACTCCAAATCCTATGAGGACCTGAAGGCGGAGCTCGGAAACTCTGGGGACTGGAGCCAGATCACTGCT GAGCTCACAAGCTCTAAACCGGAGGCGTTCAATGCTAACAGCAACCTCAGTTCTGGACCTCTACCCATCTTTCCCCTGGAGCAGCTGGTGAACAAGCCCACAGAGGAGCTTCCTGAGGGCGTGGATCCCAGCCGAAGGGAG GAGCACCTGTCCATTGAGGATTTCACCCGGGCCTTGGGGATGACTCCTTCTGCCTTCTGGGCTCTGCCTCGATGGAAGCAACAAAAcctcaagaaagaaaaaggactgTTTTGA